The following proteins are encoded in a genomic region of Thermothielavioides terrestris NRRL 8126 chromosome 5, complete sequence:
- a CDS encoding uncharacterized protein (Contains conserved domain SET[pfam00856], SET domains), whose protein sequence is MAATKGAAKAAVPARRLTKEELVKTHATHLKKQNNSPNAPRPVKQPVISDAYPASTKSIRELEIIPLSELQPETHHRGKGIIVRAVSPPFLGAGAVSIVEDEFGNADKLAIYNQPDSSILSAVPEGCVVAVKEPYYKNNGAAGDYMICVDHPSDVILLRFTDPIIPEALRLGPLLKTADEWKNAGDRAFIEKDFPTAVFCYTEALEAAADDATFQAAIYAKRAGTNLILGRYDAAKADALASRTGGPQDWKAYFTAGRAAYGLCNYAESNTLLTTALDLQPSNPAIQKEHARCQARLHEEATGEYDFAAMHASLGGGVHLDRGSFLRHTRVAPSRHHGRGLFATRDFAAGELVFAEKATLMPNQYEPARASAALFALVVRQLCDNPSLAGAVLALHAGEAADAVRTGMEGAVVDGVPVVDVFVVEGIRTKNCFSAPRSTLEDTRPSVPEGWAAKGLWVHASRMNHSCVPNTMRSFVGDMLISRATRDIKEGEELFQQYVPVKALPDVRNEQFKKGWGFECECALCASERRSPEAMLAKRKELLAAVEKLCNKKLPGKELVPDATIRAVDRLAKQLEDAHEPDVYEGVPRLTLIYPCNWLVAAHRGRKNHAKVVKYALKVLRNFGFKVPEESEAWDPREMYAKSGDATLMTVHVVAALRTLADAYKALGHDEMAERCIEAAEFGYMIVTGSKNDLTTLDK, encoded by the exons ATGGCGGCAACAAAAGGTGCAGCAAAAGCCGCGGTCCCCGCCCGGAGACTGACCAAGGAGGAGCTGGTCAAAACACACGCGACACACCTGAAGAAGCAGAACAACTCGCCAAATGCGCCGCGGCCAGTGAAGCAACCCGTCATTTCGGACGCGTATCCGGCATCGACGAAGTCCATCAGAGAACTCGAGATT ATCCCATTAAGTGAGCTGCAGCCAGAGACGCACCACCGGGGCAAGGGCATCATCGTCAGGGCCGTTAGCCCACCGTTTCTGGGAGCCGGCGCGGTCAGCATCGTGGAGGACGAGTTCGGCAATGCCGACAAGCTGGCCATTTACAACCAGCCCGACTCGTCCATCCTGTCGGCCGTCCCCGAGGGCTGCGTGGTGGCGGTCAAGGAGCCGTACTACAAGAAcaacggcgcggcgggcgactACATGATCTGCGTCGACCACCCCTCAGACGTCATCCTCCTGAGGTTCACCGACCCGATCATCCCCGAGGCTCTGAGGCTAGGCCCGCTGCTCAAGACAGCCGACGAGTGGAAAAACGCGGGTGACCGGGCATTCATCGAAAAGGACTTCCCGACGGCCGTGTTCTG CTATACCGAAGCGCTAGAAGCAGCAGCGGACGACGCCACATTCCAAGCTGCCATCTACGCCAAGCGCGCCGGCACCAACCTCATCCTAGGCCGGTACGACGCCGCCAAAGCGGACGCGCTCGCCTCGCGCACGGGCGGGCCCCAAGACTGGAAAGCCTACTtcaccgccggccgcgccgcctaCGGCCTGTGCAACTACGCCGAGAGCAACACCCTGCTCACCACCGCGCTCGACCTGCAGCCGTCCAACCCGGCCATCCAGAAGGAACACGCGCGGTGCCAGGCGCGGCTGCACGAGGAAGCCACAGGCGAGTACGACTTCGCGGCGATGCACGCgtcgctgggcggcggcgtgcacTTGGACCGGGGGTCCTTCCTGCGGCACACGCGCgtggcgccgtcgcggcACCACGGGCGGGGGCTGTTCGCGACGCGCGActtcgcggcgggcgagctggTGTTCGCGGAGAAGGCGACGCTGATGCCGAACCAGTAcgagccggcgcgggcgtcggcggcgctgttCGCGCTCGTGGTGCGCCAGCTGTGCGACAACCCGTCGCTGGCCGGTgccgtgctggcgctgcacgccggcgaggccgccgacgcggtgCGCACGGGCATGGagggcgccgtcgtcgacggcgtgcccgtcgtcgacgtGTTCGTCGTCGAGGGCATCCGCACCAAGAACTGCTTcagcgcgccgcgctcgacccTCGAGGACACCCGCCCGAGCGTGCCCGAGGGCTGGGCCGCCAAGGGCCTGTGGGTGCACGCCAGCCGCATGAACCACAGCTGCGTGCCGAACACGATGCGGTCGTTCGTCGGCGACATGCTGATCAGTCGCGCCACGCGGGATATcaaggaaggggaggagcTGTTCCAGCAGTACGTGCCCGTCAAGGCACTGCCGGACGTGCGCAACGAGCAGTTCAAGAAGGGATGGGGGTTTGAGTGCGAGTGTGCGCTGTGCGCGAGCGAGAGGCGCAGCCCGGAGGCGATGCTGGCCAAGCGGAAAgagctgctggccgcggTGGAGAAGCTGTGCAACAAGAAGCTGCCGGGCAAGGAGCTGGTGCCGGACGCGACGATCCGGGCCGTGGACCGCCTGGCGAAGCAGCTCGAGGATGCGCACGAGCCGGACGTGTACGAGGGGGTGCCGCGGCTGACGCTGATCTACCCGTGCAACTGGCTAGTCGCGGCGCACCGCGGGCGGAAGAACCATGCCAAGGTCGTCAAGTATGCGCTGAAGGTGCTGCGGAATTTCGGGTTCAAGGTGCCGGAAGAGAGCGAGGCGTGGGACCCGCGGGAGATGTACGCAAAGTCGGGCGACGCAACGCTCATGACTGTGCATGTGGTCGCTGCCCTCAGAACGCTGGCTGATGCGTACAAGGCGCTGGGTCACGACGAGATGGCAGAAAGGTGCATTGAAGCGGCCGAGTTTGGCTACATGATAGTCACTGGTTCCAAAAACGATCTGACGACACTGGATAAGTAA